The following are encoded together in the Hydractinia symbiolongicarpus strain clone_291-10 chromosome 14, HSymV2.1, whole genome shotgun sequence genome:
- the LOC130625512 gene encoding mitogen-activated protein kinase kinase kinase 2-like gives MSLNRSLLDAVKENDLDLVKELLQHSVEVNCTDECGYTPLHWAAIYGKPEITHALLNDSNCDINLKDRDHYTALHLCTKHGHNHVLQLLINYGANIDLKTKGGRVAEDLALARGAMDTVQIFQNARKKKQNSNRNKPKVWELGKLLGCGAFGQVYLGIDTETGKEVAIKCIKTNGQRLTVIKKQVQELDNEIGVLRNLSHKNILQYYGFEKVKPSSMYIFMEYMPGGNMHDLVQRVGGLGEEQLRKYTQQIIEGVSYLHVNMVIHRDIKGANILLDLNHVNVKLADFGLSKKIERCSMMSDLQSVLGSPYWMAPEVIKATPTNIGYGRKADIWSIGCTMIEMLTTKPPFSNMEPMSAMYNIGSGRKSPEIPSGLSDSLGDFFYQCFKRDPRCRPSAQDLLNHPYLKKDRFPSVQQESEANCQQQRAKKTSLLSRINCQLKTILSNLNKLLRSVIGKSTDLQNES, from the exons ATGTCGCTCAACCGTTCTTTATTGGATGCAGTGAAAGAGAATGATTTGGATCTAGTGAAAGAGTTGTTACAACACTCTGTTGAAGTAAACTGTACAGATGAG tgtggCTACACACCCCTTCATTGGGCAGCAATATATGGGAAGCCGGAAATCACTCACGCCTTGTTGAATGACAGCAATTGCGACATCAATTTAAAAGATAGA GATCACTACACAGCCCTCCATCTTTGCACAAAACATGGCCACAACCACGTGTTACAACTGCTGATCAATTATGGCGCCaatatagatttaaaaacaaag GGTGGAAGAGTAGCTGAAGACCTTGCTCTTGCCCGCGGAGCGATGGATACAGTTCAAATATTTCAAAATGCAAGAAAG AAAAAGCAAAATTCAAATCGAAACAAACCAAAAGTATGGGAGCTAGGGAAATTGTTGGGTTGCGGAGCTTTTGGTCAG GTCTATTTGGGAATCGATACGGAGACGGGAAAGGAAGTTGCTATTAAATGCATTAAAACAAACGGCCAAAGGTTAACAGTCATCAAAAAG caaGTACAGGAGCTCGACAACGAAATTGGTGTGCTTCGAAATTTAAGCCACAAGAACATTCTTCAGTATTATGGATTTGAGAAAGTCAAACCCTCTTCCATGTATATCTTTATGGAGTACATGCCAGGA GGCAACATGCACGATCTGGTACAGCGAGTTGGAGGTCTCGGTGAAGAGCAACTACGTAAATACACGCAACAAATTATCGAAGGTGTTTCTTATCTCCACGTGAACATGGTCATACACAGAGACATCAAAGGCGCAAATATCTTACTTGATTTAAATCACGTGAATGTTAAACTAGCCGATTTTGGCTTGTCGAAGAAAATAGAG aGATGCAGCATGATGAGTGACCTACAGTCAGTGCTCGGTAGCCCATATTGGATGGCACCTGAGGTAATCAAGGCAACACCGACGAACATTGGTTACGGACGAAAAGCTGATATCTG gaGCATTGGATGCACCATGATTGAAATGCTAACAACCAAACCACCTTTCAGTAACATGGAACCAATGTCTGCCATGTATAATATTGGATCTGGTAGAAAGTCGCCCGAAATACCATCAGGATTATCGGATTCACTGGgggactttttttatcaatgttttAAAAG GGATCCGAGATGTCGACCGTCTGCGCAGGATCTTCTCAATCATCCATACCTAAAAAAAGACAGATTCCCATCTGTTCAACAGGAAAGCGAGGCTAACTGTCAACAACAACGCGCCAAAAAAACTTCGTTACTATCACGTATAAACTGCCAATTAAAAACCATACTTTCGAATTTAAATAAGCTACTTCGTTCCGTCATTGGCAAATCAACTGATCTACAAAATGAATCTTGA